The proteins below come from a single Triticum aestivum cultivar Chinese Spring chromosome 5D, IWGSC CS RefSeq v2.1, whole genome shotgun sequence genomic window:
- the LOC123123167 gene encoding uncharacterized protein — MATEVTLRRFDLSDVDAMMAWASDPEVAAFCRWAPFASTETEALLAHIRDTALSHQWYRAICLAGDARPVGSVSLEPTADPCRGELGYVVARAHWGRGVATAAVRAALAAVFGEVEGLARVEALVDVDNAASQRVAEKAGFRREGVLRRHYWHKGRVRDLVVYGFVSGDPLPPSHEDEARRSMEREAAARTPERADEVTLRPFDLADAMTAWAEHPVLVPPTASMASGVYFSPPRDALLAFLRGTDPPHTWIRAVCLGGAIVGAVTVSRTEDRCRAEVGTALARAHRGTGVAAAALRRAATAALGDLEGVERVEALVDADDAASRRAVEDAGFRREAVLRSHRDAKDVVVYSLISTDDDPLIGLRSS, encoded by the exons ATGGCGACGGAGGTGACCCTGCGCCGCTTCGACCTCTCGGACGTGGACGCCATGATGGCATGGGCGTCCGACCCCGAGGTCGCCGCCTTCTGCCGCTGGGCGCCCTTCGCGTCCACGGAGACGGAAGCCCTGCTCGCCCACATCCGGGACACCGCGCTCTCGCACCAGTGGTACCGCGCCATCTGCCTCGCCGGCGACGCTCGCCCCGTCGGCTCGGTGTCCCTGGAGCCCACGGCTGACCCGTGCCGCGGGGAGCTCGGCTACGTGGTGGCCCGCGCGCACTGGGGCAGGGGCGTGGCCACCGCCGCCGTGAGGGCCGCGCTCGCCGCGGTGTTCGGCGAGGTGGAGGGGCTGGCGCGCGTGGAGGCGCTGGTGGACGTGGACAACGCGGCGTCGCAGCGCGTGGCGGAGAAGGCCGGGTTCCGCCGCGAGGGCGTCCTGCGGCGCCACTACTGGCACAAGGGCCGCGTCAGGGATCTCGTCGTCTACGgcttcgtctccggcgaccccttGCCCCCATCACATGAGGATGAG GCTCGGAGATCGATGGAGCGAGAAGCGGCAGCCCGGACGCCGGAGCGCGCGGACGAGGTGACCCTCCGGCCGTTCGACCTCGCCGACGCCATGACGGCGTGGGCGGAACACCCCGTACTGGTACCGCCTACGGCCTCCATGGCGTCGGGGGTCTACTTCTCCCCGCCCCGCGACGCCCTGCTCGCGTTCCTCCGGGGCACCGACCCTCCGCACACCTGGATCCGCGCAGTCTGCCTCGGCGGCGCCATCGTGGGCGCGGTGACCGTGTCGCGCACAGAGGACCGGTGCCGCGCGGAGGTCGGAACCGCGCTGGCGCGCGCGCACCGGGGCACGGGCGTGGCCGCGGCGGCCCTGAGGCGCGCGGCGACCGCGGCGTTGGGGGACCTGGAGGGCGTGGAGCGCGTGGAGGCGCTGGTGGACGCGGACGACGCCGCGTCCCGGCGCGCGGTGGAGGACGCCGGGTTCCGCCGCGAGGCCGTGCTGCGGAGCCACCGCGACGCCAAGGACGTGGTCGTCTACAGCCTCATCTCCACAGACGACGACCCACTCATCGGCTTACGCAGTTCATGA